One Mesorhizobium sp. L-2-11 genomic region harbors:
- a CDS encoding ABC transporter ATP-binding protein — MVASIQPVAPHDVALSVRDLTVNLPKGMERTYAVENISFDLKRGQILCVIGESGSGKSVTANAIMGLLPRVIHVSSGAIHLDGTNIIGMPQDKLRGLRGRVVSMIFQDPLSALNPLMTVGAQIDEVMAAHGVGTPKSRRGRAVDLLTEVGLPDPELMYHQYPFRLSGGQRQRVMIAMALALEPTILIADEPTTALDVTTQAQILWLIRDIQRRKGMSVMFITHDFGVVAEIADSVVVMEKGHIVEQGSAQQVLKSPGHPYTRRLIAAVPHLTGEDRVPLETADKAPILKVEGLMKTYRSGSSLFSAQRVVPAVNEVSFDLAPGRTLGVVGESGSGKSSLGRLLIKLLDSDGGGILFEGRDIAKLSEAEFRPLRPRVQMIFQDPFASLNPRSTIGHILTVGPVAHGTPYAQAREEAKALLAHVGLDAGAFDRFPHEFSGGQRQRIGIARALMFKPKLLIADEAVSALDVSIQAQILQLLDQIQRETGVSMIFITHDLRVASQICDEIAVMQKGRIVERGPPSQIFLDPQSAYTRELVAAIPGEQPGTTRPVAANG, encoded by the coding sequence ATGGTCGCAAGCATCCAGCCTGTAGCCCCCCACGATGTGGCGCTTTCGGTGCGCGACCTCACGGTGAATTTGCCGAAAGGCATGGAACGGACTTATGCCGTCGAGAATATCTCCTTTGATCTGAAACGCGGCCAGATCCTGTGCGTCATTGGCGAGTCGGGATCCGGCAAGTCGGTCACCGCCAACGCCATCATGGGGCTGCTGCCTCGGGTGATCCACGTCTCCTCGGGCGCCATCCACCTCGATGGGACGAACATCATAGGCATGCCGCAGGACAAGCTACGCGGCCTGCGCGGCCGGGTGGTGTCGATGATCTTCCAGGACCCGCTCTCGGCGCTCAATCCATTGATGACCGTGGGCGCTCAGATCGATGAAGTCATGGCGGCGCATGGCGTCGGCACCCCGAAATCCCGTCGCGGCCGGGCCGTCGATTTGCTGACCGAGGTCGGGCTGCCGGATCCGGAACTCATGTACCACCAGTATCCATTCCGCCTCTCCGGCGGGCAGCGGCAGCGGGTGATGATCGCCATGGCGCTGGCGCTCGAGCCGACGATCCTGATCGCGGATGAACCGACGACCGCGCTCGACGTGACCACCCAGGCGCAGATTCTGTGGCTGATCCGCGACATTCAGCGCCGCAAGGGAATGAGCGTCATGTTCATCACCCATGACTTCGGGGTGGTGGCCGAGATCGCCGATAGCGTCGTGGTGATGGAGAAGGGCCACATCGTTGAGCAGGGCAGCGCTCAACAGGTCCTGAAGTCGCCTGGCCATCCCTACACAAGGCGTCTTATCGCAGCCGTCCCGCATCTGACCGGTGAGGACCGGGTTCCTCTGGAGACGGCCGACAAAGCGCCGATCCTGAAGGTCGAAGGCCTGATGAAGACCTACCGCAGCGGCAGTTCGCTGTTCAGCGCGCAGCGCGTCGTGCCCGCGGTCAACGAGGTGTCGTTCGATCTGGCGCCGGGGCGCACGCTGGGCGTTGTGGGCGAAAGCGGTTCCGGCAAATCGTCGCTTGGTCGGCTTTTGATCAAGCTGCTGGACAGCGACGGCGGCGGGATTCTGTTCGAGGGCCGCGACATCGCCAAGCTTTCCGAAGCCGAATTCCGCCCGCTGCGGCCGCGGGTCCAGATGATCTTCCAGGATCCCTTCGCCTCGCTCAACCCGCGCTCGACGATCGGCCACATCTTGACCGTTGGCCCAGTCGCGCACGGGACGCCCTATGCCCAGGCGCGTGAAGAGGCGAAAGCGCTCCTGGCCCATGTCGGCCTCGATGCCGGTGCCTTTGATCGTTTTCCGCATGAATTTTCCGGTGGGCAGCGCCAGCGCATCGGCATCGCTCGGGCATTGATGTTCAAGCCGAAGCTGCTGATCGCCGATGAAGCGGTGTCGGCGCTGGACGTGTCGATCCAGGCCCAGATCCTGCAGCTGCTCGACCAGATCCAGCGGGAGACCGGCGTGTCGATGATCTTCATCACCCACGATCTGCGCGTCGCCAGCCAGATCTGCGACGAAATCGCGGTGATGCAGAAGGGGCGGATCGTTGAACGCGGACCGCCATCGCAAATCTTCCTCGACCCGCAATCAGCCTACACACGTGAGCTGGTGGCGGCGATTCCTGGAGAGCAGCCGGGAACGACCCGTCCGGTTGCAGCAAACGGATAA